One part of the Venenivibrio stagnispumantis genome encodes these proteins:
- a CDS encoding transposase, whose product MVLPPYSPELNPVERVFQDIKKHFKNKIFESLDKLEEKLFDVINSLSENHLKSLTFYPYIKEAFNVI is encoded by the coding sequence TTGGTATTACCACCGTATTCACCTGAATTAAATCCGGTAGAAAGAGTATTTCAAGATATAAAAAAACATTTTAAGAATAAGATTTTTGAAAGTTTAGATAAGTTAGAAGAAAAACTTTTTGATGTAATAAATTCTTTATCAGAAAACCATCTTAAGAGTTTAACTTTTTATCCTTATATTAAGGAGGCTTTTAATGTGATATAA